The following are from one region of the Cottoperca gobio chromosome 13, fCotGob3.1, whole genome shotgun sequence genome:
- the LOC115018101 gene encoding sialate O-acetylesterase-like: protein MAKTVCAVLILVAVFIHDCDGDLRFASYYGDHMVLQKSPERAVLWGYGPEGAQVTVSLSGPGTQKLSPVTVTEGIWRVTLDAVEAGGPYIVTAACQSSTANLTDVLFGDIWLCGGQSNMLFPTSEVFNASKELAIAAKYPHVRTFMASLIQSETEQTDLIQVELPWSVPPEHVAEFSAVCWLFGRYLYKRLQYPIGLVESCWGGTPVEAWSSSRALQQCGQLDNHGPRGNSVLWNAMIHPLLNMTIKGAIWYQAEENTYYHQDKYNCSFPAMIDDWRMAFHQGSGGQTAHDFPFGFVQLSTNVKKSTSDGIPNIRWHQTADFGFAPNPRMQKTFMAVALDLPDEKSPYTPLHPRDKQDVAYRLTLGAMAVAYNEKDVAFLGPFPNQVLSTQKYLKVHYDQKVSVTPSKDIFEICCSNIHTPCGPKSRWFPAPIMEWGPTSVQLSASACLLTDVVTALRYAWRDWPCDFKACPIYSASGILPAPPFIVNRPPEGIQEL from the exons ATGGCGAAAACAGTGTGTGCTGTTTTAATACTGGTAGCAGTTTTTATTCACGACTGTG ACGGGGACCTGCGCTTTGCTTCCTACTATGGAGACCACATGGTGCTGCAGAAGTCTCCAGAGAGAGCTGTGCTGTGGGGCTACGGCCCCGAGGGTGCACAGGTGACCGTCTCCTTGTCAGGACCAGGGACACAGAAACTCTCACCGGTGACTGTGACGGAAG GTATCTGGCGAGTCACCCTTGACGCTGTTGAAGCTGGTGGTCCCTACATCGTGACAGCAGCCTGTCAGAGCAGCACAGCCAACCTGACGGATGTACTGTTTGGAGATATTTGGCTGTGTGGAGGGCAGAGCAACATGTTGTTTCCAACTTCTGAG GTTTTCAATGCATCAAAGGAGCTGGCTATTGCAGCGAAGTATCCTCATGTGAGGACTTTCATGGCATCCTTGATACAGAGTGAAACTGAGCAGACTGATTTGATTCAAGTGGAACTTCCCTGGTCTGTGCCACCAGAAC ATGTGGCAGAGTTCTCTGCAGTGTGCTGGCTCTTTGGACGTTACTTGTACAAGAGGCTGCAGTACCCCATAGGACTGGTGGAGTCCTGTTGGGGAGGCACACCTGTCGAAGCCTGGTCCTCTTCAAGAGCACTGCAGCAGTGTGGACAACTTGACAACCACGG TCCTAGAGGGAATTCAGTCTTGTGGAATGCGATGATCCACCCGCTGCTCAACATGACCATCAAAGGAGCCATCTGGTACCAAG CTgaggaaaatacatattatcATCAAGACAAGTACAACTGTTCGTTCCCTGCTATGATTGATGACTGGAGGATGGCGTTTCACCAGGGCTCAGGCGGGCAAACGGCTCACGACTTCCCCTTTGGATTTGTCCAG CTGTCTACCAACGTTAAAAAATCGACCAGTGACGGCATTCCGAACATCCGTTGGCACCAGACGGCAGACTTCGGCTTTGCCCCAAATCCCCGGATGCAGAAAACCTTCATGGCTGTAGCTTTGGATTTACCTGATGAAAAGTCTCCCTATACTCC GCTCCATCCCCGAGACAAGCAGGATGTAGCCTACAGACTGACATTGGGAGCAATGGCAGTGGCTTATAATGAGAAGGATGTGGCCTTTCTTGGACCTTTCCCCAACCAAGTCCTGTCGACTCAAAAGTATCTAAAGGTTCACTACGACCAGAAAGTCTCCGTCACTCCGTCTAAAGACATCTTTGAG aTCTGCTGCTCCAACATTCATACTCCATGTGGGCCTAAGTCTCGCTGGTTTCCAGCTCCCATCATGGAGTGGGGTCCGACCAGTGTCCAGTTATCTGCCAGTGCGTGTCTGCTTACTGACGTAGTAACCGCTCTTCGATATGCATGGAGAGACTGGCCCTGTGACTTTAAAGCATGTCCGATCTACAGTGCCAGTGGGATTTTACCTGCGCCTCCTTTTATTGTCAACCGTCCTCCAGAAGGAATCCAGGAACTGTAA
- the tbrg1 gene encoding LOW QUALITY PROTEIN: transforming growth factor beta regulator 1 (The sequence of the model RefSeq protein was modified relative to this genomic sequence to represent the inferred CDS: deleted 1 base in 1 codon) — protein MDSLNTFESEMEADGQGSYSLFPALDSIASLSGTAETLESEPPNEIAEKPNLTWLDAAQIVLEEAGRPMHIKEIKQRIIDRGLVQSNAKSSLEAVMYRETQKGSRRFKRIENRNGVFALLTDEERQQALQAFTAQSFLGSPQHNTLSSSGSGASAHTFPSPTSSSEHRTKMKRGPRKNQNEKYQLKYLRLRKAARAMIFENAALCDEVAHIEDKFLRAKEERRFLLKSLLQYQSLSEGEILPTPSSSSHPPVPPAVLTSGPAGASGLSGGQNLASVVSTGEEGSLKKPKKERKERGRENGKEELPKKMSKKRKLADGSRKLVQPISLDSSGRPVFPIVLGGLTVYSLGEIITDRMLFHDECAIYPVGFCSTRVFASMKNSEQQCLYTCQIKDGGAGPQFEIVPEEDPQNAIVATSALTCHSNLLKAIAAVSSKPVVPVMPSGADFFGFSHPTIQNLIQSCPGARKCSNYRWIRFEVCRPGDGQVPHSLSEDDASVNFEAYQRQQGFDGDIKMEHITGQAPLSPGSSHQHHLTSPTMKPSTSYFSS, from the exons ATGGATTCACTCAACACTTTTGAATCCGAGATGGAGGCTGATGGGCAGGGGAGCTACTCTCTGTTTCCTGCTCTGGACAGCATTGCAAGTCTATCGGGGACCGCTGAGACTCTGGAGAG CGAACCACCAAATGAAATTGCAGAGAAGCCAAACCTCACATGGCTTGACGCTGCACAG ATTGTTTTGGAAGAAGCCGGACGTCCCATGCACATAAAGGAGATTAAGCAGAGAATCATCGACAGGGGACTTGTTCAATCCAA TGCAAAGTCAAGCCTGGAAGCAGTCATGTACCGTGAG ACACAAAAAGGCAGCAGGAGATTCAAGAGGATTGAGAACAGAAACGGAGTCTTTGCACTGCTG ACTGATGAGGAGAGGCAGCAGGCCCTGCAGGCCTTCACTGCGCAGTCTTTCCTCGGCTCTCCGCAGCACAATACTCTCTCCAGTTCTGGCTCAGGTGCCTCGGCACACACCTTCCCATCCCCCACCAGTTCCTCAGAGCACAGGACCAAGATGAAGAGAGGGCCACGGAAAAACCAAAATGAAAAGTACCAACTCAAGTACCTTAGACTGCGTAAAGCTGCACGCGCCATGATATTT GAGAATGCAGCTCTCTGTGATGAAGTTGCCCACATAGAAGATAAGTTTCTGAGAGCTAAGGAGGAGCGGAG GTTTTTACTGAAGTCATTGTTGCAGTACCAGTCTTTGTCAGAGGGGGAGATACTGCCAACACCTAGCTCGAGCTCTCATCCACCTGTGCCGCCTGCAGTATTAACCTCCGGTCCTGCAGGGGCTTCAGGCCTGTCTGGGGGGCAAAACCTGGCGTCCGTGGTGTCAACAGGGGAAGAGGGATCTCTTAAAAAACCcaagaaggaaaggaaagagcgAGGCAGGGAAAATGGAAAGGAGGAAC TTCCAAAGAAGATGTCCAAGAAGAGAAAGCTAGCAGACGGGTCTCGAAAACTGGTGCAGCCCATCTCTCTGGACTCTTCTGGTCGTCCCGTCTTCCCCATCGTACTGGGAGGTTTAACAGTCTACAGCCTGGGAGAG ATCATCACGGACAGAATGTTGTTCCACGATGAATGTGCCATCTACCCTGTGGGCTTCTGCAGCACTCGTGTCTTTGCCAGCATGAAAAACTCTGAGCAGCAGTGCCTCTACACCTGCCAAATCAAGGACGGGGGAGCAGGTCCACAG TTTGAGATTGTGCCCGAAGAAGATCCTCAGAATGCCATCGTGGCCACCTCGGCCCTGACCTGCCACTCTAATCTACTGAAGGCCATCGCGGCCGTCAG TTCCAAGCCTGTGGTGCCCGTCATGCCGTCAGGAGCGGACTTCTTCGGCTTCTCACACCCCACCATCCAGAACCTCATCCAGAGTTGTCCCGGCGCACGCAAATGTAGCAA CTACCGATGGATACGCTTTGAGGTGTGTCGCCCTGGCGATGGCCAGGTTCCTCACAGCCTGTCGGAGGACGATGCCTCAGTCAACTTTGAGGCCTACCAGAGACAGCAGGGCTTTGACGGGGACATCAAGATGGAGCACATAACAG GACAGGCACCGCTGTCACCTGGCTCCTCTCATCAGCACCAT CTGACCTCGCCCACCATGAAGCCCTCCACCTCATATTTCAGCTCCTGA
- the LOC115017756 gene encoding uncharacterized protein LOC115017756: MELLWLRIHALGSLMLAEVLWTLPIDQDQWPRPQDVELAEGYLTRFYSLNPGGRVSGRRIRSTSAMEDKTREMQNFFGLRETGRLDLHTLDVMRQPRCGVPDVENFSFYPEKPKWKNHTITYTIAKYTPDMKREDVEKSFRSALKMWSDAAPLMFIKVNHGKADIVFSFARRSHGDFFPFDGPRGVLAHAFQPGDGIGGDVHFDEDETWTAGRQGYSLFAVAAHELGHSLGLTHSKDPAAIMYPNYRYHSGTQHSLSKDDLLGIQTLYGEEHKETQAAPIKCDPFFSFDAAVMIRNEIVFFKNRYMWMRTTQTTYWNRLRESHSSTYLPSISSHVDAAYDIPAKGVAYIFTGHKYWVVQQLKMKSRAGSIHEYGFSSRVRQVDAAVHVSEYGKTVFFTGEVYYRYDESKRRMDPGFPRLIQTDWPGIPRRVDAAFKLDGNIFLFSGTKSYQYDFRQKRLLGCLALCHAAPTIAPTVSPEEEDLAEGYLSRFYTDVGMTNSSLRRMSKSSIDQDLLSMQAFFGLEVTGVLNNETVEVMKAPRCGVSDISRYGHFSGKPKWEKRLITYKITQYTPDLTQSQVDATIGKAFQLYSDVIPLDFKQVTSGTADILIIFKGGYHGDFYPFDGAGGVLAHANSPGRDQGGDTHFDDDETWTLTQRGVNLLLVAAHEFGHALGLDHSKDRRALMYPTYRYVNTNRYRLPDDDTRGVQALYGSRTPVPTTEPKPKPPPGPDPEPEPEDPTEDPNPDPLPNPRDEQCSRELVFDAATSMRGDLFFFKNGYYWRKSSNVRRIRLTKVSTKWPRINYVDAAFEVPYKSVVYLFEGRQYWGIRALSKTILPGYPKSLTNVGLPSSVSKVDAAVYVPSTGKILIFVNSQYWSYDESTDQMDRGYPRSITQDFPGIGSKVDAAFENYGYLYFSDGPRQSEYNLQYKTVVRVLLNYGWLNCY, encoded by the exons atggagTTGCTCTGGCTGCGGATACACGCTTTGGGCTCTCTGATGTTAGCGGAAGTCTTATGGACTCTGCCCATCGATCAGGATCAGTGGCCGAGGCCTCAGGACGTGGAGCTGGCTGAG GGCTACCTCACGAGGTTTTACAGCCTGAACCCCGGAGGCAGAGTGTCGGGAAGAAGGATCAGGTCCACGTCAGCCATGGAGGACAAGACCAGGGAAATGCAAAACTTCTTTGGTCTGAGAGAAACAGGTCGCCTGGACCTTCACACCCTGGATGTGATGAGGCAGCCTCGGTGTGGAGTTCCAGATGTGGAAAACTTCAGCTTTTACCCTGAAAAGCCTAAATGGAAGAACCACACCATCACATACAC GATTGCCAAATACACTCCGGACATGAAGAGAGAGGATGTAGAAAAGTCCTTTCGTTCAGCCCTGAAGATGTGGAGTGATGCAGCACCGCTGATGTTCATCAAAGTCAACCATGGCAAAGCTGATATAGTCTTCTCCTTTGCCCGCAGAT CTCATGGAGATTTCTTTCCCTTTGATGGACCCCGGGGTGTGCTGGCTCATGCCTTTCAGCCCGGAGACGGGATAGGAGGAGACGTGCATTTTGATGAGGATGAAACATGGACGGCGGGGAGGCAAG GTTACAGCCTGTTCGCTGTTGCAGCTCATGAGCTCGGTCACTCACTGGGTTTGACTCACTCAAAAGACCCCGCTGCCATCATGTACCCCAATTACAGATATCACAGCGGGACACAGCACTCTCTATCCAAAGATGATTTGCTTGGGATCCAAACGCTGTACGGTGAGGAGCACAAA gaaacacaagcCGCCCCCATAAAGTGTGAccccttcttttcttttgatgcAGCAGTCATGATTAGAAATGAGATCGTTTTCTTTAAGAACAG GTACATGTGGATGAGAACAACACAGACAACCTATTGGAATCGCCTGCGAGAGAGCCACAGCAGCACATATTTACCCAGCATCAGTTCTCACGTGGACGCCGCTTATGACATCCCTGCCAAAGGCGTGGCGTACATATTCACTG GTCATAAGTACTGGGTGGTTCAACAACTTAAAATGAAAAGTCGCGCCGGCTCCATCCATGAGTACGGCTTCTCCTCCAGAGTCAGGCAGGTTGACGCTGCCGTGCATGTGAGCGAATATGGGAAGACAGTCTTCTTCACAGGAGAGGTTTATTACAg GTACGATGAGAGCAAGAGGAGGATGGACCCCGGCTTCCCCCGACTCATCCAAACAGACTGGCCTGGAATCCCGAGAAGGGTCGACGCCGCCTTTAAATTAGACG GTAACATCTTCCTCTTCAGTGGGACAAAGTCCTACCAGTATGACTTCAGACAAAAAC GGCTGCTGGGTTGTTTAGCCCTGTGTCACGCAGCACCTACCATTGCTCCAACTGTTTCACCAGAGGAGGAAGACTTGGCAGAG GGATACCTTTCTCGGTTCTACACTGATGTTGGGATGACAAACTCTTCACTGCGAAGAATGTCTAAGAGCTCCATCGACCAGGATCTACTGTCCATGCAGGCGTTCTTTGGCCTGGAG GTGACTGGTGTCTTGAATAACGAGACTGTGGAGGTGATGAAGGCGCCCAGGTGTGGAGTGTCTGACATCAGCCGATATGGACACTTTTCTGGAAAACCCAAATGGGAGAAAAGGCTGATTACATACAA GATCACTCAATACACTCCAGATCTGACCCAGAGTCAGGTGGATGCAACCATTGGTAAAGCCTTCCAGCTCTACAGTGACGTCATCCCGCTGGACTTTAAACAGGTCACCAGCGGTACAGCGGACATCTTGATCATCTTCAAGGGAGGAT ATCACGGGGACTTTTACCCTTTTGATGGGGCGGGTGGAGTCTTGGCTCATGCTAACTCTCCTGGACGGGATCAGGGAGGGGACACACACTTTGACGATGATGAAACCTGGACTCTAACCCAAAGag GTGTGAATCTTCTGCTGGTGGCGGCCCATGAGTTTGGCCACGCTCTTGGCCTGGATCACTCCAAGGACAGACGTGCACTAATGTACCCCACTTATCGATACGTCAACACAAACAGATACAGGCTGCCAGATGATGACACGCGTGGAGTTCAAGCCCTTTATG GCAGCCGTACACCAGTGCCTACAACAGAACCAAAACCTAAACCACCTCCTGGCCCGGACCCTGAACCAGAGCCAGAGGATCCGACAGAGGATCCAAACCCAGACCCGCTGCCCAACCCCCGGGATGAGCAGTGCAGCCGCGAGCTGGTGTTTGACGCTGCTACCTCCATGAGGGGAGACCTGTTCTTCTTCAAAAATGG ATACTATTGGAGGAAGAGTTCAAATGTCAGAAGAATCCGTTTAACGAAAGTGAGCACTAAATGGCCACGAATCAACTATGTCGACGCTGCCTTTGAAGTCCCGTACAAGTCTGTGGTGTATCTGTTTGAAG GTCGTCAATACTGGGGCATTAGGGCTTTGTCAAAGACAATCCTGCCAGGCTATCCAAAGTCTCTGACCAACGTCGGCCTACCCTCCTCAGTCAGTAAGGTCGATGCAGCCGTCTATGTGCCAAGCACTGGAAAAATACTCATTTTTGTGAACAGCCAGTATTGGAG CTatgatgagagcacagaccaAATGGACCGCGGATACCCACGATCCATCACTCAGGATTTCCCTGGCATAGGCTCCAAAGTTGATGCAGCTTTTGAGAATTATG GATATCTATATTTCTCAGATGGCCCGAGACAGAGCGAATACAACCTGCAGTACAAGACAGTGGTACGTGTACTGCTCAACTATGGCTGGCTCAACTGTTACTGA